The proteins below come from a single Burkholderia contaminans genomic window:
- a CDS encoding aldehyde dehydrogenase family protein, whose translation MQFNDILAALDIDLAQWKGNALTARSPLDGATLATLAVDTPADAERKIDAAHDAFLKWRTVPAPVRGELVRVFGNVLREHKAELGRLVTLEAGKITSEGLGEVQEMIDICDFAVGLSRQLYGLTIASERPGHRMMETWHPIGVCGVISAFNFPVAVWAWNAALAFVCGDSVVWKPSEKTPLTAIACHVLLQKAIREFEKTHPGVAPAELSQLVLGMRDVGEVLTASKKVPVVSATGSVRMGQEVAKVLSQRLARGILELGGNNGMIVAPSADLDLVVRAVTFAAVGTAGQRCTTLRRLIVHRSLVDQLLPRIEKAYTSVKVGNPLEEGTLVGPLVDRASFDAMQKALGDAREQGGEVKGGERVDVGHADAYYVRPAIVRMPKQSAVVERETFAPILYVMVYDNFDDAIELHNAVPQGLSSAIFTNDMREAEQFMSAAGSDCGIVNVNIGTSGAEIGGAFGGEKETGGGRESGSDAWKAYMRRATNTINYSRQLPLAQGVKFDV comes from the coding sequence ATGCAATTCAACGACATTCTTGCCGCGCTCGATATCGATCTCGCCCAGTGGAAAGGCAATGCGCTGACCGCGCGTTCGCCGCTCGACGGCGCGACGCTCGCGACGCTGGCCGTCGACACGCCCGCCGACGCCGAGCGCAAGATCGACGCCGCGCACGACGCATTCCTCAAGTGGCGCACGGTGCCGGCACCGGTGCGCGGCGAACTCGTGCGCGTGTTCGGCAACGTGCTGCGCGAGCACAAGGCCGAGCTCGGCCGCCTCGTCACGCTCGAAGCCGGCAAGATCACGTCGGAAGGTCTCGGCGAAGTGCAGGAAATGATCGACATCTGCGATTTCGCGGTCGGTCTGTCGCGCCAGCTTTACGGCCTCACGATCGCGTCCGAGCGCCCGGGCCACCGGATGATGGAAACGTGGCACCCGATCGGCGTGTGCGGCGTGATTTCGGCGTTCAACTTCCCGGTCGCGGTGTGGGCCTGGAATGCCGCGCTCGCATTCGTGTGCGGCGATTCGGTCGTGTGGAAGCCGTCCGAGAAGACGCCGCTCACCGCGATCGCGTGCCACGTGCTGCTGCAGAAGGCGATCCGCGAATTCGAGAAGACCCACCCGGGCGTCGCGCCGGCGGAACTGAGCCAGCTGGTGCTCGGCATGCGCGATGTCGGCGAGGTGCTGACGGCGTCGAAGAAGGTGCCGGTGGTCAGCGCGACGGGCAGCGTGCGGATGGGCCAGGAAGTCGCGAAGGTGCTGAGCCAGCGTCTCGCGCGCGGCATCCTCGAACTCGGCGGCAACAACGGGATGATCGTCGCGCCGAGCGCCGATCTGGATCTCGTGGTGCGCGCCGTCACGTTCGCGGCGGTCGGCACGGCCGGCCAGCGCTGCACGACGCTGCGCCGCTTGATCGTGCATCGCAGCCTGGTCGACCAGCTGCTGCCGCGCATCGAGAAGGCCTACACGTCGGTGAAGGTCGGCAACCCGCTTGAAGAAGGCACGCTGGTCGGCCCGCTGGTCGATCGCGCGTCGTTCGACGCGATGCAGAAGGCGCTGGGCGATGCACGCGAGCAGGGCGGTGAAGTGAAGGGCGGCGAGCGCGTCGACGTCGGCCACGCGGATGCGTACTACGTGCGTCCGGCCATCGTGCGGATGCCGAAGCAATCGGCGGTGGTCGAGCGCGAAACGTTCGCACCGATCCTGTACGTGATGGTCTACGACAACTTCGACGACGCCATCGAACTGCACAACGCGGTGCCGCAAGGCCTGTCGTCGGCGATCTTCACGAACGACATGCGCGAGGCCGAGCAGTTCATGTCGGCAGCGGGCAGCGACTGCGGGATCGTCAACGTGAACATCGGCACGAGCGGCGCGGAGATCGGCGGCGCGTTCGGCGGCGAGAAGGAAACGGGCGGCGGCCGCGAGTCGGGTTCGGATGCGTGGAAGGCTTACATGCGCCGCGCGACGAACACGATCAACTACAGCCGTCAGCTGCCGCTGGCGCAGGGCGTGAAGTTCGACGTTTGA
- a CDS encoding phospholipase D-like domain-containing protein — protein sequence MTVSVRSYLSPTLVLLAFDWPDAASRSDFLGFAIRRTPGFWSADGKTRAPDSWLPNRLTFDGPAAHTQGDAPTDQAPIQKFMWWDARIDPQDRGAAFRYDVYPVVGTPANLQVLDVQAGVCDVVLPAHIEDGIGTWFNRAVVSSQAFAKQVAALGLAPNAAPSAEQALKLRTWLANDMEQVFAEMLDPASRAASAVYHLTDTLWALPAFEAFGRQHGEASLAIVYDAHTTARKGKPPLPSPNQPAVDALQGLATLAPRDKTHIMHDKFIVTDASSSAVPTRVLTGSANFTTEGLTEQANVLHAFDSPALAALYNDRAHALAGNPSIADTAKLSPGWSAPMTIGSAQVRLAFSPEPAGQRTEIDTIVAAIAAAKHSVCFCLFMPTDAALRDACFAAGDRGLMMFGLVNKINVGSATKADTEQQAGQTLDAATLANLELYHRNRDNHDVIDAEYFSPATVPQGFEPELRLFPGEPAPAFPPVVIHHKFIVIDAEGANPVIYTGSANMSRNSEQYNDENLLEIRDQRIAAIYLAEFLRLYEHYRARALTINAKQHGTGAHARLALAPDSSWAKKYYVAGSPEEKARIALASTAPTD from the coding sequence ATGACCGTCAGCGTGCGCAGCTATCTTTCCCCCACCTTGGTCCTGCTGGCCTTCGACTGGCCCGACGCGGCGTCGCGGTCCGATTTCCTCGGCTTCGCGATCCGGCGCACGCCGGGCTTCTGGTCGGCCGACGGCAAGACGCGCGCGCCCGACAGCTGGCTGCCGAACCGCCTGACGTTCGATGGCCCGGCCGCGCATACGCAAGGCGACGCGCCGACCGACCAGGCGCCGATCCAGAAATTCATGTGGTGGGACGCGCGCATCGATCCGCAGGATCGCGGCGCGGCGTTCCGCTACGACGTGTATCCGGTCGTCGGCACGCCGGCGAACCTGCAGGTGCTCGACGTGCAAGCCGGCGTGTGCGATGTCGTGCTGCCCGCGCACATCGAGGACGGCATCGGCACGTGGTTCAACCGCGCGGTGGTCAGCTCGCAGGCCTTCGCGAAGCAGGTGGCGGCGCTGGGCCTCGCGCCGAATGCGGCGCCGAGCGCCGAGCAGGCGCTGAAGCTGCGCACGTGGCTCGCGAACGACATGGAGCAGGTGTTCGCCGAGATGCTCGACCCCGCGTCGCGCGCGGCATCGGCCGTCTATCACCTGACCGACACGCTGTGGGCGTTGCCCGCGTTCGAAGCGTTCGGGCGCCAGCACGGCGAAGCGTCGCTCGCGATCGTCTACGACGCGCACACGACGGCGCGCAAGGGCAAGCCGCCGCTGCCGTCGCCGAACCAGCCGGCCGTCGACGCGCTGCAGGGCCTCGCGACGCTCGCGCCGCGCGACAAGACGCACATCATGCACGACAAGTTCATCGTGACCGATGCGTCGTCGAGCGCGGTGCCCACGCGTGTGCTGACCGGCTCCGCGAACTTCACGACCGAGGGGCTCACGGAGCAGGCGAACGTGTTGCACGCGTTCGATTCGCCCGCGCTCGCCGCGCTGTACAACGATCGTGCGCATGCGCTGGCCGGGAATCCGTCGATCGCGGACACGGCGAAGCTGTCGCCGGGCTGGTCGGCGCCGATGACGATCGGCAGTGCGCAGGTGCGGCTCGCGTTTTCGCCGGAGCCGGCGGGGCAGCGCACCGAGATCGACACGATCGTCGCCGCGATCGCCGCTGCGAAGCATTCGGTGTGCTTCTGCCTGTTCATGCCGACCGACGCGGCGCTGCGCGACGCGTGTTTCGCGGCCGGCGACCGCGGGCTGATGATGTTCGGGCTGGTGAACAAGATCAACGTGGGCAGCGCGACGAAGGCCGACACGGAGCAGCAGGCCGGCCAGACGCTCGATGCGGCGACGCTCGCGAACCTCGAGCTGTATCACCGCAACCGCGACAACCACGACGTGATCGACGCCGAGTACTTCTCGCCAGCCACCGTCCCGCAGGGTTTCGAGCCGGAATTGCGGTTGTTCCCGGGTGAACCGGCACCCGCCTTCCCGCCCGTCGTGATCCATCACAAGTTCATCGTGATCGATGCGGAGGGCGCGAATCCCGTCATCTATACGGGTTCGGCAAACATGAGCCGCAACTCGGAGCAGTACAACGACGAGAACCTGCTCGAGATCCGCGACCAGCGGATCGCGGCGATCTATCTCGCGGAATTCCTGCGGCTTTACGAGCACTATCGTGCGCGGGCATTGACGATCAATGCGAAGCAGCACGGCACGGGCGCGCATGCGCGGCTCGCGCTTGCACCCGATTCGAGCTGGGCGAAGAAGTATTACGTGGCGGGAAGCCCGGAAGAGAAGGCGCGGATCGCACTGGCGTCGACCGCGCCGACGGATTGA
- a CDS encoding TetR family transcriptional regulator, with product MKAGSKAATPDTRALPSDARRKYDPEQTKRNILDVATQEFSAMGLAGARVDAIAERTNTTKRMLYYYFESKEGLYEAVLEKVYGDIRALEQELHVGDMEPREGMRRLVEFTFDYHDKHRDFVRLVSIENIHGAKYLEQLKSFKNRNVSIIKTLEELVERGAASGAFRKDIDAFDLHLLISSFCFHRVSNRYTFGAAFGRDPSAPRLRARHRDTIADAVLRYVAA from the coding sequence ATGAAAGCAGGAAGCAAGGCCGCCACGCCCGACACCCGCGCGCTTCCGTCCGATGCGCGGCGCAAATACGATCCCGAGCAAACCAAGCGCAACATCCTCGACGTCGCCACGCAGGAATTCTCCGCGATGGGCCTCGCCGGCGCGCGCGTCGATGCCATCGCCGAGCGCACGAACACGACGAAGCGCATGCTCTATTACTACTTCGAAAGCAAGGAAGGCTTGTACGAGGCCGTGCTGGAGAAGGTGTACGGCGATATCCGCGCGCTCGAGCAGGAGCTGCACGTCGGCGACATGGAGCCGCGCGAGGGCATGCGCCGCCTCGTCGAATTCACGTTCGACTATCACGACAAGCATCGCGACTTCGTCCGCCTCGTGTCGATCGAGAACATCCACGGCGCGAAGTATCTCGAACAGCTCAAGTCGTTCAAGAACCGCAACGTCAGCATCATCAAGACGCTCGAGGAACTGGTCGAGCGCGGCGCGGCGAGCGGCGCGTTCCGCAAGGACATCGACGCGTTCGACCTGCACCTGCTGATCAGCTCGTTCTGCTTCCACCGCGTGTCGAACCGCTACACGTTCGGCGCCGCATTCGGCCGCGATCCGTCGGCGCCGCGCCTGCGCGCGCGGCACCGGGACACGATCGCCGACGCCGTGCTGCGCTACGTCGCCGCGTAA
- a CDS encoding NAD(P)/FAD-dependent oxidoreductase, whose translation MQNFYEATVTRQPYPQLTGTIDTQVCIVGGGLAGLCTALGLVERGVRDVVVLDSEWVGFGASGRNGGFVFGGYSLDNADLLRTLGRDEGRRLYRLTVDAVELIRARIARYGIDCDIVDQGVMLANWFDDPSRLDSVRTLMKDELGVDWEPVSTDALRKRLKTQRYYGGLFEPNAFHFHPLKYVLGVAAAASRGGARVYERSAALGIAREGAGYVVRTAQGTVRAKDVVFAGGGYARGVSPRIERAVLPIATYVIATEPLGARLPDAIDAPYAIYDTRFAFDYYRPLKDTRILWGGRISVLDRGPDAIARLLRRDLLRVYPQLEGVKVDYAWGGLMSYARHKMPQIGRDADGVWHAIAFGGHGMAPTTVAGEVLAATLAEGRPVPEGFNAFGLTRTFGLAGLAAAQLTYTAYQARDALASCRR comes from the coding sequence ATGCAGAACTTCTACGAAGCCACCGTTACCCGCCAGCCCTACCCGCAACTGACCGGCACGATCGACACGCAGGTCTGCATCGTCGGCGGCGGCCTCGCCGGCCTGTGCACGGCGCTCGGCCTCGTCGAGCGCGGCGTGCGTGACGTCGTCGTGCTCGACAGCGAATGGGTCGGCTTCGGCGCATCGGGCCGCAACGGCGGCTTCGTCTTCGGCGGCTACAGCCTCGACAACGCCGACCTGCTGCGCACGCTCGGCCGCGACGAAGGGCGCCGGCTGTACCGGCTCACCGTCGACGCGGTCGAACTGATCCGCGCGCGGATCGCGCGCTACGGCATCGACTGCGACATCGTCGACCAGGGCGTGATGCTGGCGAACTGGTTCGACGATCCGTCCCGGCTCGACAGCGTGCGCACGCTGATGAAGGATGAACTCGGCGTCGACTGGGAACCCGTTTCGACGGACGCGCTGCGCAAGCGGCTGAAGACGCAGCGCTATTACGGCGGCCTGTTCGAGCCGAACGCCTTCCACTTCCATCCGCTCAAGTACGTGCTCGGCGTCGCGGCGGCCGCATCGCGCGGCGGCGCACGCGTATACGAACGCTCGGCCGCGCTCGGCATCGCGCGCGAAGGCGCCGGGTACGTCGTGCGCACGGCGCAGGGCACGGTGCGCGCGAAGGACGTCGTGTTCGCCGGCGGCGGCTACGCGCGCGGCGTGTCGCCGCGCATCGAGCGCGCGGTGCTGCCGATCGCGACCTACGTAATCGCGACCGAGCCGCTCGGCGCGCGCCTGCCGGATGCGATCGACGCGCCGTACGCGATCTACGACACGCGTTTCGCGTTCGACTATTACCGTCCGCTGAAGGACACGCGCATCCTGTGGGGCGGCCGGATCTCCGTGCTCGACCGCGGCCCCGACGCGATCGCGCGCCTGCTGCGGCGCGACCTGCTGCGCGTGTATCCGCAACTGGAAGGCGTGAAGGTCGACTACGCGTGGGGCGGGCTGATGAGCTATGCGCGGCACAAAATGCCGCAGATCGGCCGCGACGCGGATGGCGTGTGGCACGCGATCGCGTTCGGCGGCCACGGGATGGCGCCGACCACGGTTGCCGGCGAAGTGCTCGCGGCCACGCTGGCCGAAGGCCGGCCGGTGCCGGAAGGCTTCAACGCGTTCGGGCTCACGCGCACGTTCGGGCTGGCGGGCCTCGCTGCCGCCCAGCTCACGTACACGGCGTACCAGGCCCGCGACGCGCTCGCGTCCTGCCGCCGCTGA
- a CDS encoding amino acid permease: MHSNARPDSPRPSGSPPAKPSLHRALQARHLRMIAIGGSIGTGLFVASGASISQAGPGGAMLAYMVIGLMVYFLMTSLGEMAAFMPVSGSFATYGAKFVDEGFGFALGWNYWYSWAVTLAVELVAGQLVMNYWFPHVPGVWWSALFLTLIFALNALSVRGFGEAEYWFALIKVLTVLAFVGVGLLMIFGIMQGGPSAGWSNFTIGDAPFAGGWATMLGVAMIAGFSFQGTEMIGVAAGESENPRTTIPRAVSQIFWRILLFYVLAIFVIGVLIPYTDPSLLKSDVTDIGVSPFTLVFRHAGLAFAAGVMNAVILTAVLSAGNSGMYASTRMLYNLATEGRAPKIFAKLSRGGVPRNALYATTAVGALCFLTSLYGDKTVYLWLLNTSGMAGFITWLGIAVSHYRFRKGFLKQGYRLDQLPYRSKWFPFGPLFAFALCAVIALGQDYQAFLSDKIDWVGVAATYIGLPFFLAIWLGYAIVRKCRLVSYEDMEIAPWIERNATPEPAAQAETSYAGYVARPANPTPGA; the protein is encoded by the coding sequence ATGCATTCAAACGCCCGCCCCGATTCGCCCCGCCCCTCCGGCTCGCCGCCGGCGAAGCCGTCCCTCCACCGTGCACTGCAGGCACGCCATCTGCGGATGATCGCGATCGGCGGCTCGATCGGCACGGGCCTGTTCGTCGCATCCGGCGCGTCGATCTCGCAGGCCGGCCCCGGCGGCGCAATGCTCGCGTACATGGTGATCGGCCTGATGGTCTATTTCCTGATGACGAGCCTCGGCGAAATGGCCGCGTTCATGCCCGTATCGGGCTCGTTCGCGACCTACGGCGCGAAGTTCGTCGACGAAGGCTTCGGCTTCGCACTCGGCTGGAACTACTGGTACAGCTGGGCCGTGACATTGGCCGTCGAGCTCGTCGCCGGGCAGCTCGTGATGAACTACTGGTTCCCGCATGTGCCGGGCGTCTGGTGGAGCGCGCTGTTCCTCACGCTGATCTTCGCGCTCAACGCGCTGTCGGTGCGCGGCTTCGGTGAAGCCGAATACTGGTTCGCGCTGATCAAGGTGCTGACGGTGCTCGCGTTCGTCGGCGTCGGGCTGCTGATGATCTTCGGGATCATGCAGGGTGGCCCGAGCGCGGGCTGGAGCAACTTCACGATCGGCGACGCGCCGTTCGCCGGCGGCTGGGCGACGATGCTCGGCGTCGCGATGATCGCCGGCTTCTCGTTCCAGGGCACCGAAATGATCGGCGTCGCGGCCGGCGAATCGGAAAACCCGCGCACGACGATCCCGCGTGCGGTGAGCCAGATCTTCTGGCGCATCCTGCTGTTCTACGTGCTGGCGATCTTCGTGATCGGCGTGCTGATTCCCTATACCGACCCGAGCCTGCTGAAGAGCGACGTGACCGACATCGGCGTGAGCCCGTTCACGCTCGTGTTCCGCCACGCAGGCCTCGCGTTCGCGGCCGGCGTGATGAACGCGGTGATCCTGACGGCCGTGCTGTCGGCCGGCAACTCGGGCATGTACGCGTCCACGCGGATGCTCTACAACCTCGCGACCGAAGGCCGTGCGCCGAAGATCTTCGCGAAGCTGTCGCGCGGCGGCGTGCCGCGCAACGCGCTGTACGCGACGACGGCAGTCGGCGCCTTGTGCTTCCTCACGTCGCTGTACGGCGACAAGACCGTGTACCTGTGGCTGCTGAACACGTCGGGCATGGCCGGCTTCATCACGTGGCTCGGCATCGCGGTCAGCCACTACCGCTTCCGCAAGGGCTTCCTGAAGCAGGGCTACCGGCTCGATCAGCTGCCGTACCGGTCGAAGTGGTTCCCGTTCGGCCCGCTGTTCGCGTTCGCGCTGTGCGCGGTTATCGCGCTCGGCCAGGACTACCAGGCGTTCCTCTCCGACAAGATCGACTGGGTCGGCGTCGCCGCGACCTACATCGGCCTGCCGTTCTTCCTCGCGATCTGGCTCGGCTACGCGATCGTGCGCAAATGCCGCCTCGTGAGCTACGAAGACATGGAGATCGCACCGTGGATCGAACGCAACGCGACGCCCGAACCCGCCGCCCAGGCTGAAACCAGCTACGCGGGCTACGTCGCCCGCCCGGCCAACCCGACGCCGGGCGCCTGA
- a CDS encoding DUF3772 domain-containing protein, which produces MSIQRLSTYARRIALIALLQFAAIATASAFPAAASAPNASGVGAPVPAISLNDAVAQLKQMQAELDRIKQQTSNASNSKELDGLSDSTQELSTDVEKLQSDLVPQRAQIQGQLDVLGPPPAEGAAPETPAVAKQRATLNARKTQIDAALKQAADQKASLTNLNEQFAKLHRGLLKNQLAFRSGGIFSAQFWLPLFHLSPDDAQRLGDFDEEMLDMLRSSWVPGQKAITVLLLVAAFAAWIGGRRLIERGLAWFCVNRLPATRLRRSALALSTALATLLATAIAVQIFYLAVARHYDLTPALNDLWDQFAKLAATCALIAGLGRALLCTKHPSWRLPALADPVALAMKPFPGILAALLLVSGTLESINRIVDTSLSVTLFGRGIVSLVVAVTVGASLLRSNRARSALAAAGEAPEQRSTLAGLIHAAVTLAIIATLIALLIGYITVARFITYELVWFEIVLGATYILIQLTRDASESLFSSSLTTGQQIKHLFALEDRHLDQARTVLSGFGTSLLMLIAAIALLTGGFGTTPGDLMDSAVAMIGSQRLQSLNIMPDRIMNAVIGFAIGFYLLRSLRRWLDSEFMPALGMDTGMRVSLITLFTNVGYVLLVLMTLGLLGVRWNNLAWIVSALSVGIGFGLQEIVKNFVSGLILLTERPVKVGDMISIAGVEGDIRRINVRATEIQLSDRSTVIVPNSQLISQNLRNVTMGNSTQGVATLVLTFPLNTDPEQVRDLLLDAYRSHAAILEKPAPSVTFSQLTPDGITLSVTGYVSSPRIAGSTKSDLLFEILKQLRAAGITLSSPQMLVVQNMPAAEQ; this is translated from the coding sequence ATGTCCATACAACGACTATCCACCTACGCTCGCCGGATCGCCCTGATCGCGTTGCTGCAGTTCGCGGCAATCGCGACTGCGTCGGCGTTTCCGGCGGCCGCCTCGGCCCCGAACGCGAGCGGCGTCGGCGCGCCCGTCCCGGCCATCTCGCTGAACGACGCCGTCGCGCAGCTCAAGCAGATGCAGGCCGAACTCGACCGCATCAAGCAGCAGACCTCGAACGCGTCCAACAGCAAGGAGCTGGACGGGCTCAGCGACTCGACACAGGAGCTGAGCACCGATGTCGAGAAACTGCAGAGCGATCTCGTTCCTCAGCGTGCGCAGATCCAGGGGCAGCTCGACGTGCTCGGCCCCCCGCCTGCCGAGGGTGCCGCCCCGGAAACGCCTGCCGTCGCGAAGCAGCGGGCCACGCTGAACGCGCGCAAGACACAGATCGACGCGGCGCTGAAGCAGGCCGCCGACCAGAAGGCCAGCCTCACGAACCTGAACGAGCAGTTCGCGAAGCTGCATCGCGGCCTGCTGAAGAACCAGCTCGCGTTCCGTTCGGGCGGCATTTTCAGCGCGCAGTTCTGGCTGCCGCTGTTCCATCTTTCGCCGGACGACGCCCAGCGGCTCGGGGATTTCGACGAGGAAATGCTCGACATGCTGCGCTCGTCGTGGGTGCCCGGGCAAAAGGCGATCACGGTGCTGCTGCTGGTTGCCGCATTCGCGGCATGGATCGGCGGCCGCCGGCTCATCGAGCGCGGGCTCGCGTGGTTCTGCGTGAACCGCCTGCCGGCCACCCGTTTGCGCCGCAGCGCGCTGGCGTTGTCGACCGCGCTGGCGACGCTGCTGGCAACCGCCATCGCCGTCCAGATCTTTTACCTCGCCGTCGCGCGCCATTACGACCTCACGCCGGCGCTGAACGATCTGTGGGACCAGTTCGCGAAGCTCGCCGCAACCTGTGCCCTGATCGCCGGGCTCGGCCGTGCGCTGCTGTGCACGAAGCATCCGTCGTGGCGCCTGCCCGCGCTCGCCGATCCGGTCGCGCTCGCGATGAAGCCGTTTCCCGGCATCCTGGCCGCACTGCTGCTGGTGTCCGGCACGCTCGAGTCGATCAACCGGATCGTCGACACCAGTCTGTCGGTCACACTGTTCGGCCGCGGGATCGTATCGCTCGTCGTCGCGGTGACGGTCGGTGCGTCGCTGCTGCGCTCGAACCGCGCGCGCAGCGCGCTCGCGGCCGCCGGCGAAGCGCCCGAGCAGCGCTCGACGCTCGCCGGGCTGATCCATGCCGCCGTCACGCTCGCCATCATCGCAACCCTGATCGCACTCCTGATCGGCTACATCACGGTCGCGCGCTTCATCACCTATGAGCTCGTGTGGTTCGAGATCGTGCTGGGCGCCACCTACATCCTGATCCAGCTGACGCGCGACGCGAGCGAAAGCCTGTTCTCGTCGAGCCTGACGACGGGCCAGCAGATCAAGCACCTGTTCGCACTCGAGGATCGTCACCTCGACCAGGCCCGCACGGTGCTGTCCGGCTTCGGCACGAGCCTGCTGATGCTGATCGCGGCCATCGCGCTGCTGACGGGCGGCTTCGGCACGACGCCGGGCGACCTGATGGACAGTGCAGTCGCGATGATCGGCAGCCAGCGGCTGCAGAGCCTGAACATCATGCCCGACCGGATCATGAACGCCGTGATCGGGTTCGCGATCGGCTTCTACCTGCTGCGCTCGCTGCGCCGCTGGCTCGACAGCGAGTTCATGCCCGCGCTCGGCATGGATACCGGGATGCGCGTGTCGCTGATCACGCTGTTCACCAACGTCGGCTACGTGCTGCTCGTGCTGATGACGCTCGGGCTGCTCGGCGTCCGGTGGAACAACCTCGCGTGGATCGTCAGTGCGTTGTCGGTAGGTATCGGTTTCGGCCTGCAGGAGATCGTGAAGAACTTCGTGTCGGGGCTGATCCTGCTGACCGAGCGCCCGGTGAAGGTGGGCGACATGATCAGCATCGCGGGCGTCGAAGGCGACATTCGCCGCATCAACGTGCGCGCGACCGAGATCCAGCTCAGCGACCGCTCGACCGTGATCGTGCCGAACTCGCAATTGATCTCGCAGAACCTGCGCAACGTGACGATGGGCAACAGCACGCAGGGCGTCGCGACGCTGGTGCTGACGTTCCCGCTGAACACCGATCCCGAGCAGGTGCGCGACCTGCTGCTCGACGCCTATCGTTCGCATGCGGCGATTCTCGAGAAACCGGCGCCGTCGGTCACGTTCAGCCAGCTCACGCCGGACGGCATCACGCTGAGCGTGACGGGCTACGTGTCGAGCCCGCGGATCGCCGGTTCGACGAAGAGCGATTTGCTGTTCGAGATCCTGAAGCAGTTGCGCGCGGCGGGCATCACGCTGTCGAGCCCGCAGATGCTCGTCGTGCAGAACATGCCGGCGGCGGAGCAGTGA
- a CDS encoding DeoR/GlpR family DNA-binding transcription regulator, protein MLAEQRHQFILSELGRSGALSVAELVRSLDVSRETVRRDLNALAARGLLVMTHGGALAADRREPSLSEREAANAEAKRTIGRRAAEFVPDDASVLIDSGSTPHAVALALADRHRLSIYTNDWRTAFVLARRNGNRVTLLGGELSDDEDATFGLDTIQQLAQYHVDFAFVGAGGITPDGECTDYSRLAAEVRSRMIAAAGTAMIVADHSKFGRVTPVRINGTAAARYLVTERAPDKAVRRALTARGIELLVCD, encoded by the coding sequence ATGCTGGCGGAACAACGTCATCAATTCATCCTGTCGGAACTCGGACGGTCGGGCGCATTGTCGGTCGCGGAACTCGTCCGCTCGCTCGACGTGTCGCGCGAGACCGTGCGGCGCGACCTGAACGCACTGGCCGCGCGCGGCCTGCTCGTGATGACGCACGGCGGCGCGCTGGCCGCGGATCGCCGCGAGCCGAGCCTGTCCGAGCGCGAAGCCGCGAACGCGGAAGCGAAGCGCACGATCGGGCGGCGCGCCGCCGAGTTCGTGCCCGACGATGCATCGGTGCTGATCGATTCGGGCAGCACGCCGCATGCGGTGGCGCTCGCGCTCGCCGACCGGCATCGGCTGTCGATCTACACGAACGACTGGCGTACCGCATTCGTGCTCGCGCGGCGCAACGGCAACCGCGTGACGCTGCTCGGCGGCGAGCTGTCCGACGACGAAGATGCGACCTTCGGGCTCGACACGATCCAGCAGCTCGCGCAGTACCACGTCGATTTCGCGTTCGTCGGCGCCGGCGGCATCACGCCCGACGGCGAATGCACCGACTACTCGCGGCTCGCGGCCGAGGTGCGTAGCCGGATGATCGCGGCGGCCGGCACCGCGATGATCGTCGCCGACCATTCGAAATTCGGCCGCGTGACGCCGGTGCGGATCAACGGCACGGCCGCCGCCCGCTATCTCGTGACCGAGCGGGCGCCCGACAAGGCCGTGCGCCGTGCGCTGACCGCGCGCGGCATCGAGCTGCTCGTGTGCGACTGA